A stretch of the Carassius carassius chromosome 50, fCarCar2.1, whole genome shotgun sequence genome encodes the following:
- the LOC132133817 gene encoding vesicle transport protein GOT1B-like: MISLTDSQKIGMGLTGFGVFFLFFGMILFFDKALLAIGNILFVAGLSFVIGLERTFKFFFQRHKIKATGFFLGGVLVVLIGWPIVGVVLEVYGFFLLFRGFFPVAVGFIRRVPVLGYLLNLPGISGLVDKVGESNTMV, from the exons ATGATTTCGTTAACGGACTCACAGA AGATCGGAATGGGGCTGACGGGCTTCGGCGTGTTTTTCCTCTTCTTCGGAATGATTCTTTTCTTTGATAAAGCGCTCTTGGCCATAGGAAAT aTCTTGTTCGTCGCGGGTCTCTCATTCGTTATCGGACTGGAACGGACGTTCAAGTTCTTCTTCCAGCGGCATAAAATAAAAGCCACCGGTTTCTTTCTGGGAGGTGTTTTAGTGGTGCTCATCGGATGGCCGATTGTAGGCGTCGTCCTCGAAGTCTATGGATTTTTTCTCCTTTTCCG GGGCTTTTTCCCAGTAGCGGTTGGCTTCATTAGGAGGGTGCCTGTTCTTGGATATTTACTGAACCTTCCTGGTATCAGTGGA TTGGTGGATAAAGTCGGTGAGAGCAACACTATGGTATAA
- the LOC132133815 gene encoding L-lactate dehydrogenase B-B chain, whose translation MLVSCWCLYLGAQSLYRHVLSMASVVQKLITPLFSGTLEPPRNKVTVVGVGQVGMACAVSVLLRDLADELALVDVVEDKLKGEMMDLQHGSLFLKTPKIVSGKDYSVTANSRVVVVTAGVRQQEGESRLNLVQRNVNIFKHIIPQIVRYSPNCILIVVSNPVDVLTYVTWKLSGLPKHRVIGSGTNLDSARFRYLMAERMGIHPSSFNGWILGEHGDSSVPVWSGANVAGVSLQKLNPDIGKDTDKENWKETHKKVVDSAYEVIRLKGYTNWAIGLSVADLTESLMKNLNRVHPVSTMVKGMYGIGDEVYLSLPCVLNSAGVGSVVNMTLTGDEISQLKKSADMLWQIQKDLKDL comes from the exons ATGCTCGTCTCGTGCTGGTGTCTCTATCTGGGAGCCCAAAGCCTCTACAGACACG TGTTGAGTATGGCGTCGGTCGTGCAGAAGCTCATCACTCCTCTGTTCAGCGGGACGCTGGAGCCGCCGAGGAACAAAGTGACGGTGGTTGGTGTGGGACAGGTGGGCATGGCCTGCGCCGTCAGCGTCCTGCTGCGG GATCTGGCGGATGAGCTAGCGCTGGTGGACGTCGTAGAAGACAAACTCAAGGGCGAGATGATGGACTTACAGCACGGAAGCCTTTTCCTAAAGACGCCCAAGATCGTCTCAGGCAAAG ATTACTCTGTGACGGCGAACTCTCGAGTCGTGGTGGTGACAGCAGGCGTGCGTCAGCAGGAGGGCGAGAGCAGACTGAATCTGGTGCAGAGAAACGTCAACATCTTCAAACACATCATCCCGCAGATCGTCAGATACAGTCCCAACTGCATCCTCATCGTCGTGTCCAACCCAG TGGACGTTTTGACCTATGTGACCTGGAAGCTGAGCGGTCTGCCCAAACACCGCGTCATCGGCAGCGGGACCAACCTGGACTCGGCTCGCTTCCGGTATTTGATGGCTGAGAGGATGGGCATCCATCCCAGCAGCTTCAACGGATGGATTCTGGGAGAACACGGCGACTCCAGCG TTCCTGTTTGGAGTGGTGCAAATGTAGCAGGAGTCAGTCTGCAGAAACTCAATCCAGACATCGGCAAAGACACGGACAAAGAGAACTGGAAAGAAACACACAAAAAGGTCGTGGACAG CGCTTATGAGGTGATCCGACTGAAGGGCTACACAAACTGGGCGATCGGTCTGAGTGTGGCCGACCTGACAGAGAGTCTCATGAAGAACCTCAACCGAGTCCATCCCGTGTCCACCATGGTGAAG GGTATGTATGGCATCGGTGACGAGGTGTACCTGAGCCTTCCGTGTGTGTTGAACAGCGCTGGAGTGGGCAGCGTGGTCAACATGACCCTGACCGGCGACGAGATTTCACAGCTGAAGAAGAGCGCGGACATGCTGTGGCAAATCCAGAAAGACCTGAAAGACCTGTAA
- the LOC132133816 gene encoding UDP-xylose and UDP-N-acetylglucosamine transporter-like, which yields MNTLFAIALVFVGCCSNVVFLELLVRDFPGCGNIVTFAQFAFIALEGFIFETDFGRKKPHIPLSNYVIMVTMFFTVSVINNYALNFNIAMPLHMIFRSGSLIANMILGIIILKKRYSANKYLSIVLVSVGIFICTIMSAKQVNAEKGATEEDGFYAFMHWLLGIAMLTFALLMSARMGIFQETLYKEYGKHSKEALFYNHFLPLPGFLLLSTDIYKHTVLFSQSSPVEVPLIGLSVPVLWLYLLMNIVTQYVCIRGVFFLTTECASLTVTLVVTLRKFLSLIISILYFHNPFTAWHWFGTAVVFLGTLLYTEVWSSVRAPMKGEKVDKKAE from the exons ATGAATACGTTATTCGCGATCGCTTTAGTTTTCGTTGGTTGCTGTAGCAATGTTGTGTTTTTGGAACTTTTGGTTAG GGATTTCCCAGGATGTGGGAATATTGTCACATTTGCCCAGTTTGCCTTTATTGCACTGGAAGGGTTCATCTTTGAAACAGACTTTGGACGCAAAAAGCCACACATACCCCTCAG taaCTATGTGATCATGGTGACCATGTTCTTTACCGTCAGCGTGATCAATAACTACGCCCTGAACTTTAACATCGCTATGCCTCTGCACATGATCTTCAGATCA GGATCTTTAATCGCAAACATGATCCTCGGTATCATCATCTTGAAGAAAAG ATATTCGGCGAATAAATATCTTTCCATTGTGCTGGTGTCTGTGGGCATTTTCATCTGCACTATTATGTCGGCCAAACAAGTG AATGCTGAGAAAGGGGCCACAGAGGAAGATGGTTTTTATGCCTTCATGCATTGGCTTCTGG GTATTGCCATGCTGACGTTTGCCTTGCTGATGTCTGCGAGAATGGGCATTTTCCAGGAAACACTGTACAAGGAGTATGGCAAACACTCCAAGGAGGCTCTGTTTTACAAT CACTTTCTGCCATTACCAGGATTCCTCCTGCTGTCAACAGACATCTACAAACACACTGTGCTCTTCAGCCAGAGCT CTCCTGTGGAAGTGCCTCTGATtggtctgtctgtgcctgtcttgTGGTTATACCTACTGATGAACATCGTCACCCA ATATGTTTGCATCCGCGGCGTGTTCTTTCTGACCACAGAGTGTGCGTCGCTCACAGTTACACTAGTAGTGACGCTTCGCAAATTCCTGAGTCTCATTATTTCCATCCTGTACTTCCACAATCCCTTCACAGCCTGGCACTGGTTCGGCACGGCCGTGGTGTTCCTGGGAACGCTGCTCTACACGGAAGTGTGGTCAAGTGTTCGTGCACCAATGAAAGGAGAGAAAGTTGACAAGAAAGCAGAGTAA
- the LOC132133383 gene encoding ADP-dependent glucokinase-like isoform X3, with protein sequence MLDEQIVVPPESLQETDEFHLILEYKSGEQWGSSRAPQANRFILSHDVSNGEMSTLETFVASLEDFQPDLVVLSGLHMMEGMGRDLWEERLKEAVVAISEVRNEVPIHLELASMTDRDYMNRILQEQVMPIMNSIGLNEQELLFLAQSGGGPHADLTSWDRIPDVGRVSDILLWILEQHGRADPESEADLTRIHFHTLAYHILATVDGHWGNQEAAVSAGARVASSQACGLQDVDITKVILKAPLTFHSSFSEPRESLVVDPSRPVTVWSRGNVSFHLTPVLVCKHPLRTVGLGDAISAEGLVFSELTPRPEL encoded by the exons ATGCTGGATGAACAGATCGTAGTCCCGCCCGAATCTCTACAGGAGACCGATGAGTTCCACCTCATCCTGGAGTACAAGTCAG GTGAACAGTGGGGTTCTTCACGAGCTCCTCAAGCGAACCGCTTTATCCTGTCTCACGACGTGTCCAATGGTGAAATGAGCACGCTGGAGACATTCGTGGCCAGTCTGGAGGACTTCCAGCCGGACCTGGTGGTTCTGTCCGGACTGCATATGATGGAAGGAATGGGCCGGGATCTTTGGGAGGAACGACTGAAAGAG GCGGTGGTTGCCATCTCTGAAGTGAGGAACGAGGTGCCCATCCACCTGGAGCTGGCTAGTATGACGGACAGGGACTACATGAACCGGATCCTGCAGGAG CAGGTCATGCCCATCATGAACTCCATCGGTCTGAACGAACAGGAGCTGCTGTTTTTGGCTCAGTCTGGAGGCGGGCCTCACGCTGACCTCACTTCCTGGGACAGGATACCTGACGTGGGCCGAGTCAGCGACATCCTGCTCTGGATCCTGGAGCAGCACGGCCGGGCGGATCCAGAATCTGAGGCTGATCTGACCCGGATCCACTTCCACACGTTAGCGTACCACATCCTTGCTACGGTGGATGGCCACTGGGGGAACCAGGAGGCAGCGGTGTCCGCAGGCGCCCGTGTGGCCAGCAGTCAAGCCTGCGGTCTGCAAGACGTGGATATCACAAAGGTGATCCTCAAGGCGCCTTTGACCTTCCACAGCTCCTTCTCCGAGCCGAGGGAGAGCCTAGTGGTGGACCCGAGCCGACCGGTCACCGTGTGGAGCAGAGGGAACGTCTCGTTCCATCTCACACCGGTCCTGGTGTGCAAACACCCGCTCAGGACTGTGGGATTGGGCGACGCCATATCAGCCGAAGGCCTTGTGTTCTCAGAGCTCACGCCTCGGCCCGAGCTCTAA